Proteins encoded in a region of the Halioglobus maricola genome:
- a CDS encoding malate dehydrogenase, producing MKTPVRVTVTGAAGQIGYALLFRIASGAMLGDDQPVILQLLDITPAMEALEGVKMELEDCAFPLLSDIVCTDDPNVGFKDTDYALLVGARPRGPGMERKDLLEANAAIFSVQGKAINDNASKNIKVLVVGNPANTNSLIAQRNAPDIDPRNFTAMTRLDHNRAMTQIAQKTGKTVNDVTNMTIWGNHSATQYPDLFNCKVSGEAAINLVDQAWYEGEFIPVVQQRGAAIIKARGASSAASAANAAIDHMRSWALGTEGDDWVSMGVYSDGSYGITEGLIYSFPCRCEGGDWSIVQGVEVGEFSQAKMAATEQELTEERDAVQHLLP from the coding sequence ATGAAAACACCTGTTCGAGTGACCGTCACCGGTGCCGCGGGCCAAATTGGCTACGCCCTGCTCTTCCGTATCGCCTCTGGCGCAATGTTGGGCGACGATCAGCCCGTGATCCTGCAGCTGCTGGACATTACGCCCGCCATGGAAGCCCTCGAGGGTGTGAAGATGGAGCTGGAGGACTGCGCGTTCCCGCTGCTATCTGACATCGTCTGCACCGACGATCCAAACGTTGGCTTCAAAGACACTGACTACGCCCTGCTTGTTGGCGCTCGCCCCCGCGGCCCAGGCATGGAGCGCAAGGACCTGTTGGAAGCTAACGCTGCCATTTTCTCGGTACAGGGTAAGGCAATCAACGACAACGCCAGCAAGAACATCAAGGTTCTGGTCGTCGGCAACCCGGCCAACACCAACTCCCTGATCGCCCAGCGCAACGCGCCGGACATCGATCCGCGCAACTTTACAGCCATGACTCGTCTGGACCACAACCGCGCCATGACCCAGATTGCCCAGAAAACAGGCAAGACTGTCAACGACGTGACCAACATGACGATCTGGGGCAACCACTCCGCCACCCAGTACCCGGACCTGTTCAACTGCAAGGTCTCTGGTGAAGCAGCTATCAACCTGGTTGACCAGGCGTGGTACGAGGGTGAGTTCATCCCTGTCGTGCAGCAGCGCGGCGCCGCCATCATCAAGGCTCGCGGTGCATCTTCTGCTGCTTCTGCTGCCAACGCCGCGATCGACCACATGCGCTCCTGGGCGCTTGGCACCGAAGGCGATGACTGGGTCTCCATGGGTGTTTACTCAGACGGCTCCTACGGCATCACCGAGGGTCTGATCTACTCCTTCCCCTGCCGCTGTGAAGGCGGTGACTGGAGCATTGTCCAGGGCGTGGAAGTCGGTGAGTTCAGCCAGGCTAAAATGGCCGCCACCGAGCAGGAACTGACTGAAGAGCGCGACGCGGTCCAGCACTTGCTGCCGTAG
- a CDS encoding Maf family protein translates to MHLILASTSTYRRALLERLQLPFLCQAPDVDETPLLDEHPAALAQRLCLAKANSVATLNPTALVIGSDQVASIDGSCIGKPGNFENAAGQLRASSGRRVDFYTGLALVGRDAGIEKVQVERFSVQFRKLSDAEITYYLNKEEPWDCAGSFKCEGLGVALFERMIGDDPTSLEGLPLIALCSMLREAGVRVL, encoded by the coding sequence ATGCACCTCATTCTCGCCTCCACCTCGACTTATCGCCGCGCGTTGCTGGAACGCCTGCAACTACCGTTTTTATGCCAGGCACCAGATGTGGACGAAACGCCGCTGCTGGACGAGCATCCCGCCGCCCTCGCCCAGCGCCTGTGCCTGGCCAAAGCGAACTCGGTGGCCACCCTGAACCCAACCGCCCTGGTGATTGGCAGTGATCAGGTAGCTTCTATCGACGGCAGCTGCATTGGCAAACCGGGAAACTTCGAGAACGCTGCCGGGCAACTCCGTGCCAGCTCGGGGCGTCGGGTCGACTTTTACACGGGCCTTGCGCTGGTTGGTCGCGATGCAGGCATCGAAAAGGTGCAGGTAGAACGTTTCAGCGTGCAATTTCGCAAGTTGTCAGATGCTGAGATCACTTACTACCTGAACAAAGAAGAGCCCTGGGATTGTGCCGGGAGCTTTAAATGTGAGGGGCTGGGGGTGGCGCTGTTCGAGCGCATGATTGGGGACGACCCTACCTCCCTGGAGGGGCTCCCCTTGATCGCGCTTTGCTCTATGCTGCGCGAGGCTGGGGTACGCGTGCTTTAG
- a CDS encoding YceD family protein yields the protein MLTEPLPNVLDVRKASARGVSISGTLKPLDLPRFKALLADETGEIRADLAFSRDEENRPVVQVEITAEVAVICQRCLKSMPLGLDAENTLGIVWNDDQAKHLPRHLDPLIVPEDEGCNLWELVEDELMLALPSFSYHDTQDCKEILSGYTGQGEEEEAGAERPNPFDVLAQLKSDD from the coding sequence ATGTTGACTGAGCCCCTCCCCAATGTGCTGGATGTACGCAAAGCATCCGCGCGTGGCGTGAGCATCAGTGGTACGCTGAAACCCCTGGATTTACCGCGTTTCAAGGCACTTTTAGCCGATGAAACAGGAGAGATTCGGGCGGATTTGGCGTTTTCTCGTGACGAGGAAAACCGCCCTGTGGTGCAGGTGGAAATAACGGCTGAAGTGGCCGTCATCTGCCAGCGCTGTCTCAAATCCATGCCCCTGGGCCTGGACGCAGAGAACACACTGGGTATTGTTTGGAATGATGATCAGGCCAAACACCTTCCGCGCCACCTGGACCCGCTGATCGTGCCAGAGGACGAGGGATGTAATTTGTGGGAACTGGTGGAGGATGAGCTCATGCTTGCCCTGCCATCCTTCAGTTACCACGATACACAAGATTGTAAAGAGATACTGTCTGGTTACACCGGGCAGGGCGAAGAAGAGGAGGCCGGCGCCGAGCGCCCCAATCCCTTCGATGTTCTGGCCCAGTTGAAGTCAGACGACTAG
- the rpmF gene encoding 50S ribosomal protein L32, producing the protein MAVQKSKKTRSRRGMRRSHDALSGSTLSVDQTSGETHLRHHVSADGFYRGKKVVETGSDD; encoded by the coding sequence ATGGCTGTTCAGAAAAGTAAGAAAACCCGCTCTCGTCGCGGCATGCGTCGTTCCCACGATGCCCTGTCCGGTTCCACTCTGTCTGTGGACCAGACTTCCGGTGAAACTCACCTGCGTCACCACGTGAGCGCCGATGGTTTCTACCGCGGCAAGAAAGTCGTAGAAACTGGCTCAGACGACTAA